Proteins from a genomic interval of Equus quagga isolate Etosha38 chromosome 11, UCLA_HA_Equagga_1.0, whole genome shotgun sequence:
- the TNK1 gene encoding non-receptor tyrosine-protein kinase TNK1 isoform X1, which yields MLPEVGSVWLLRLLRDIQLAQFYQPILEELNVTRPEHFDFVRPEDLDGIGMGRPAQRRLAEALKKHRSGLKSKNWVYKILGGFAPEQKETTPPSDNTQSLPEPEGGLKCLIPDSAVCRGELLGSGCFGVVHRGLWTLPSGQSVPVAVKSLRVGPEGPMGTELGDFLREVSIMMNLEHPHVLRLHGLVLGQPLQMVMELAPLGSLHARLTAPPPTPPLPVALLCLFLRQLAGAMAYLGARGLVHRDLATRNLLLASPRIIKVADFGLVRPLGGARGRYVMGGPRPIPFAWCAPESLRHGLFSSASDVWMFGVTLWEMFSGGEEPWAGVPPYLILQRLEKDRARLPRPPLCSRALYALALRCWAPHPADRPSFSHLEGLLQEAWPPEGRCVRDVTELGALRMESGDPITIIEGSPDSATWKGQNGRTFKVGSFPASAVTLADLGGLPATRPVHRGSPARGERRQGSIDGDRVKAKLRDPPPARGQRRGVPLQKMKGISKSLESVLSLGPRPTGGGSSPPELRHARAVPQGPPGLPPRPPFASGSSQPSQTPREQPPWPKREPPHSHPMGVPGASKATVPSGGLSPDSEFQRRIMEVELSVHGVTHQECQAALRATGGDVVSAIRNLKVDQLFHLSSRSRADCRRILEHYQWDLSAASRYVLARP from the exons ATGCTCCCCGAGGTGGGCTCCGTGTGGCTGCTGCGGCTGCTCCGGGACATCCAGCTGGCTCAGTTTTACCAACCCATCCTTGAGGAGCTTAATGTTACTCGGCCAGAACACTTCGACTTTGTGAGACCTGAGGACCTCGATGGCATTGgcatgggccggcctg CTCAGCGCAGACTGGCTGAAGCTCTGAAGAAGCACCGTTCAGGGCTCAAGTCTAAGAACTGGGTCTACAAG ATCCTTGGGGGTTTTGCCCCTGAGCAGAAGGAGACCACCCCACCCTCGGACAACACTCAGTCCCTCCCTGAGCCAGAGGGAGGACTCAAGTGTCTGATCCCAGACAGTGCTGTGTGCAGAGGGGAGCTGCTGGGCTCCGGCTGCTTTGGTGTGGTGCACCGAGGGCTGTGGACACTGCCCAGCGGCCAGAGT gtcccAGTAGCTGTCAAGTCCCTGCGAGTGGGTCCAGAAGGCCCCATGGGCACAGAGCTGGGGGATTTCCTGCGAGAAGTGTCCATCATGATGAACTTGGAGCACCCACACGTGCTGCGACTGCATGGCCTCGtactgggccagcctctgcagATG GTGATGGAGCTGGCACCACTGGGCTCCCTGCACGCGCGTCTGACCGCTCCGCCCCCTACACCTCCGCTGCCAGtggccctgctctgcctcttcctgcgGCAGTTGGCGGGGGCAATGGCGTATCTGGGGGCCCGCGGGCTGGTGCACCGAGACCTCGCTACGCGCAACCTGTTGCTGGCTTCGCCACGAATAATCAAGGTGGCCGACTTCGGTCTGGTGCGGCCGCTGGGCGGTGCCCGGGGCCGCTATGTCATGGGCGGACCCCGGCCCATCCCGTTTGCCTG GTGTGCTCCAGAGAGCCTGCGCCACGggctcttctcttctgcctcgGACGTGTGGATGTTTGGGGTGACGCTGTGGGAGATGTTCTCCGGGGGtgaggagccctgggctggggtcccACCGTACCTCATCCTGCAGAGGCTGGAGAAGGACCGAGCCAGGCTGCCTAggcctcccctctgctccagggCCCTCTACGCCCTCGCCTTGCGCTGCTGGGCCCCCCATCCTGCTGACCGGCCTAGCTTTTCCCACCTGGAGGGGCTGCTCCAAGAG GCCTGGCCTCCTGAGGGACGTTGTGTGAGGGATGTCACAGAGCTAGGTGCCCTGAGAATGGAGTCTGGGGACCCCATCACTATCATCGAGGGCAG CCCCGACTCTGCAACCTGGAAGGGCCAGAATGGTCGCACATTCAAAGTGGGCAGCTTCCCAGCCTCGGCAGTGACGCTGGCAGACTTGGGGGGCTTGCCAGCCACCCGTCCAGTCCACAGAGGCTCTCCTGCCCGGGGAGAACGTCGCCAGGGAAGCATAGATGG GGACAGAGTGAAGGCAAAGCTTCGGGATCCCCCTCCAGCCCGGGGCCAGAGAAGGGGTGTGCCCCTGCAGAAGATGAAAG GCATTTCCAAGAGTCTGGAATCGGTTCTGTCCCTGGGTCCCCGCCCCACAGGAGGTGGTTCCAGCCCACCGGAACTTCGACATGCCAGAGCTGTGCCCCAGGGACCTCCAGGCCTGCCACCCCGCCCTCCCTTTGCCTCAGGCTCTTCTCAGCCCAGTCAGACCCCCAGGGAGCAGCCTCCCTGGCCCAAAAGAGAACCCCCCCACAGTCACCCCATGGGCGTGCCAGGAGCCAGCAAAGCCACCGTCCCCTCTGGAGGCCTCTCACCCGACTCCGAGTTTCAGAGGAGGATTATGGAG GTGGAGCTGAGCGTGCATGGAGTCACCCACCAGGAATGCCAGGCAGCACTGAGGGCTACTGGGGGAGATGTGGTTTCTGCCATCCGGAACCTCAAG GTAGACCAGCTCTTCCACCTAAGTAGCCGATCCAGAGCTGACTGCCGGCGCATCCTGGAGCATTACCAGTGGGACCTCTCAGCTGCCAGTCGCTATGTCCTGGCCCGGCCCTGA
- the TNK1 gene encoding non-receptor tyrosine-protein kinase TNK1 isoform X2: MLPEVGSVWLLRLLRDIQLAQFYQPILEELNVTRPEHFDFVRPEDLDGIGMGRPAQRRLAEALKKHRSGLKSKNWVYKILGGFAPEQKETTPPSDNTQSLPEPEGGLKCLIPDSAVCRGELLGSGCFGVVHRGLWTLPSGQSVPVAVKSLRVGPEGPMGTELGDFLREVSIMMNLEHPHVLRLHGLVLGQPLQMVMELAPLGSLHARLTAPPPTPPLPVALLCLFLRQLAGAMAYLGARGLVHRDLATRNLLLASPRIIKVADFGLVRPLGGARGRYVMGGPRPIPFACPDSATWKGQNGRTFKVGSFPASAVTLADLGGLPATRPVHRGSPARGERRQGSIDGDRVKAKLRDPPPARGQRRGVPLQKMKGISKSLESVLSLGPRPTGGGSSPPELRHARAVPQGPPGLPPRPPFASGSSQPSQTPREQPPWPKREPPHSHPMGVPGASKATVPSGGLSPDSEFQRRIMEVELSVHGVTHQECQAALRATGGDVVSAIRNLKVDQLFHLSSRSRADCRRILEHYQWDLSAASRYVLARP; this comes from the exons ATGCTCCCCGAGGTGGGCTCCGTGTGGCTGCTGCGGCTGCTCCGGGACATCCAGCTGGCTCAGTTTTACCAACCCATCCTTGAGGAGCTTAATGTTACTCGGCCAGAACACTTCGACTTTGTGAGACCTGAGGACCTCGATGGCATTGgcatgggccggcctg CTCAGCGCAGACTGGCTGAAGCTCTGAAGAAGCACCGTTCAGGGCTCAAGTCTAAGAACTGGGTCTACAAG ATCCTTGGGGGTTTTGCCCCTGAGCAGAAGGAGACCACCCCACCCTCGGACAACACTCAGTCCCTCCCTGAGCCAGAGGGAGGACTCAAGTGTCTGATCCCAGACAGTGCTGTGTGCAGAGGGGAGCTGCTGGGCTCCGGCTGCTTTGGTGTGGTGCACCGAGGGCTGTGGACACTGCCCAGCGGCCAGAGT gtcccAGTAGCTGTCAAGTCCCTGCGAGTGGGTCCAGAAGGCCCCATGGGCACAGAGCTGGGGGATTTCCTGCGAGAAGTGTCCATCATGATGAACTTGGAGCACCCACACGTGCTGCGACTGCATGGCCTCGtactgggccagcctctgcagATG GTGATGGAGCTGGCACCACTGGGCTCCCTGCACGCGCGTCTGACCGCTCCGCCCCCTACACCTCCGCTGCCAGtggccctgctctgcctcttcctgcgGCAGTTGGCGGGGGCAATGGCGTATCTGGGGGCCCGCGGGCTGGTGCACCGAGACCTCGCTACGCGCAACCTGTTGCTGGCTTCGCCACGAATAATCAAGGTGGCCGACTTCGGTCTGGTGCGGCCGCTGGGCGGTGCCCGGGGCCGCTATGTCATGGGCGGACCCCGGCCCATCCCGTTTGCCTG CCCCGACTCTGCAACCTGGAAGGGCCAGAATGGTCGCACATTCAAAGTGGGCAGCTTCCCAGCCTCGGCAGTGACGCTGGCAGACTTGGGGGGCTTGCCAGCCACCCGTCCAGTCCACAGAGGCTCTCCTGCCCGGGGAGAACGTCGCCAGGGAAGCATAGATGG GGACAGAGTGAAGGCAAAGCTTCGGGATCCCCCTCCAGCCCGGGGCCAGAGAAGGGGTGTGCCCCTGCAGAAGATGAAAG GCATTTCCAAGAGTCTGGAATCGGTTCTGTCCCTGGGTCCCCGCCCCACAGGAGGTGGTTCCAGCCCACCGGAACTTCGACATGCCAGAGCTGTGCCCCAGGGACCTCCAGGCCTGCCACCCCGCCCTCCCTTTGCCTCAGGCTCTTCTCAGCCCAGTCAGACCCCCAGGGAGCAGCCTCCCTGGCCCAAAAGAGAACCCCCCCACAGTCACCCCATGGGCGTGCCAGGAGCCAGCAAAGCCACCGTCCCCTCTGGAGGCCTCTCACCCGACTCCGAGTTTCAGAGGAGGATTATGGAG GTGGAGCTGAGCGTGCATGGAGTCACCCACCAGGAATGCCAGGCAGCACTGAGGGCTACTGGGGGAGATGTGGTTTCTGCCATCCGGAACCTCAAG GTAGACCAGCTCTTCCACCTAAGTAGCCGATCCAGAGCTGACTGCCGGCGCATCCTGGAGCATTACCAGTGGGACCTCTCAGCTGCCAGTCGCTATGTCCTGGCCCGGCCCTGA